One window from the genome of Micromonospora aurantiaca ATCC 27029 encodes:
- a CDS encoding beta-phosphoglucomutase family hydrolase: MLGLPAHVNACLFDLDGVLTQTAKVHNAAWAETFDAYLRRRSAETGEPFHPFDSGPDYNRYVDGRPRADGVRTFLASRGITLPEGSPDDPPEADTVNGLGNRKNVVLLQRIEHDGVEVYEGSVRYLEAATTAGLRRAVVSASANCAAVVHAAGLDRWLEARVDGVVARAHGLRGKPHPDTFLEGARLLGVGPSQAAVFEDALAGVAAGRAGGFGYVVGVDRVGQADELLAHGADVVVTDLADLLAPEPAA; this comes from the coding sequence ATGCTGGGCCTCCCCGCGCACGTGAACGCTTGTCTCTTCGATCTGGACGGTGTGCTGACGCAGACCGCCAAGGTGCACAACGCCGCCTGGGCGGAGACGTTCGACGCGTACCTGCGACGCCGGTCGGCCGAAACCGGCGAGCCGTTCCACCCGTTCGACAGCGGACCGGACTACAACCGGTACGTGGACGGCAGACCGCGCGCCGACGGGGTGCGCACATTCCTGGCCTCGCGCGGCATCACGCTGCCCGAGGGATCGCCGGACGACCCGCCCGAGGCGGACACCGTCAACGGCCTCGGCAACCGCAAGAACGTCGTCCTGCTCCAGCGGATCGAGCACGACGGCGTCGAGGTGTACGAGGGCTCGGTGCGCTACCTGGAGGCGGCCACCACGGCCGGACTGCGCCGCGCTGTCGTCTCGGCCAGCGCCAACTGCGCCGCCGTGGTGCACGCCGCCGGACTGGACCGCTGGCTGGAGGCACGGGTGGACGGCGTGGTCGCCCGCGCGCACGGGCTACGCGGCAAACCGCACCCGGACACGTTCCTGGAAGGCGCCCGGCTGCTCGGCGTCGGACCGTCGCAGGCCGCCGTCTTCGAGGACGCCCTCGCCGGCGTCGCCGCCGGGCGGGCCGGCGGATTCGGGTACGTGGTGGGCGTCGACCGGGTCGGCCAGGCCGACGAGCTG